Within the Cydia pomonella isolate Wapato2018A chromosome 10, ilCydPomo1, whole genome shotgun sequence genome, the region gtatatgtaagcaGCATGCGtcctagtgagtattgtattatttggtcCGCACCAaagtgaaaaatttaaaaatgtatcaagtaggcctcaagggctgttttacaagtcaatacaacatttatagtaacatcatatagtgacatgaaaaatacataacaacatttataaatatagcggtggtggccgagtggatatgacgtccgaccaatgagtttttcggaacttatgtacgaaatatcatttgatatttaccactagctttccggtgaaggaaaacatcgtgaggaaacctgtatacatctgcgaagaaattcaaaggtgtatgtgaagtcctcgatccgcattgggctagcgtggggactatagcccgagccctctcgcacatgagaggaggcctgtgcccagcagtgggacgtatataggctgaattatttatgaatacaacagccaatacctgggtaaacattacattataataatcttaaaataaataattactacaatacaacagagatgtatagtctgtggtttaaaatttaatgtattttatctggagatgtaaaaggtccccaatgtcagagttcTAATACTAATTAGATTTGGAGGTGTGAAGTTGGTGTGAAGTCTCTCCAAGTgccaaaataaactttatatgaaataaataaatcgcatctggactgttaagctagcagtctcataaagtGCGTACCTCAATATCCGCCGTGTGCAAGTAGCAGAAAGCTACATTATGTCGTAACGAAACGCAATCTGTGTGCTGTCAAGGTCATGTATGTCAAAATGCccaaaatctgacggctcctgcagttcatgcacgctccctaatatccaaagagcatataatcactaagTTCTACTATTATCATTACGATTTATGTGCTGTGATGTTATGATATTCAAAACTTAAgttttctgtatttatttttggCAACAAAAGAATCATGATGAACATGTGTAGAACTTGCCTCGGAACTCCTGCTAACAAACTTATTTCGGACCTAGGAAAGGGCTTGAAATGGAGCAATAAAAACTGCTTCGAGATAATCGCGTTTTGCTTAGATGTCgaggtaaatatttattttatagcctTTTCGAACACTCACCTATAATTATTACACATTTCTGCTGCGATTACAGGTCACCAAAGATTCTAAAATAACAACGAATTTATGCAGCAAGTGTTACAGAAAAATCATAACATTATACAAGTTTAAAGCCCTGTCTTTAAAAAATGACTCATATCTGAAGTCTCTTTATCCAGTTGTACAGTTAAATGGTCAGAAACTATCTGTGTATGTTGATGAGAACGGAATTAAACACGAGAATTTTCTAGAACCTGATGAATTTGGTCCAAGTTTAGTAGAAGACTGTAATGAGGAgcttaaaatagaaatagatgTTAAGACAGCTGACTCACAAGAAAATCTAGAAGTAGATGTTAAAAATGAAGACACTTTAGAAGCTATAGAGCCAGATGAATCAAATGATGAGCCTTTACATGTTGTTCAAAAAGataaatatgataatattaaGAATACCAAAGGAAAAGGTAAGAACAAAGTATATGCCTCTATGTATGGTATGCTTCGATTTAGATTTGTTAGCCACAATTGTTATACatctaattttattaatgttgaaCTCAAATGTAGAAAACAAGAAATTATACTTGCTTCTTGTGTTGGCCAACAAGTATTCTAtctgattgtattttttttgtttattttatccaGTAAAAAAGAAACGTAGCCGTCCAGGAAGagtaaaatcacaaaaaaagcATAATTCTAATCATGAACTGCAAGTGTGCGAAGAGTGTGGAAAATCTGTGCGTAACCTCAAAGACCACACCCTTCAGCATCTGCCAAGGGATCAGCGCCCGAGGGTGCAGTGCAAGGCATGTCCTAAGACCTTTGCCACCTTAAGCGGCCGATACAACCATTACAAATATGCTCATTTAGGCCTCAAACCTAAATGTGATATTTGTAATAAAGGTAGTAAGGGGTTAACAGTGTCCAGTGACAGATTTccgatttcaaaatttgattaaataaaactaaaagatgtAAACCAAAATGAATTCTTATAAACAGAAGATGAGTGTGAGTTAAAATTTTTGAAACTCATACTTTCTCTTTAGCTTTCAATCGGTTTAGTTGGGTCTACCAAGGgtgttaaaaaattaaaattggatTTGAAATCGAAAATCTGCCACTGGATTTTCTATATTATTAtcagaatatttttaaataaatacagtgtcctaccactgaactagcaccattcttagtgtcaAGGCTCGTTCATAGATATATGTCTAATATACACAAAAAATTAGTAGTGTTCAATTTGTAGAGGTGAGATGTCTGAACGTGCACAAGATGCAAGTGCACAACCCAAATGCTCTTCCATATAGCTGTGTATCATGCGAGCGCCGCTTCGTGACGCAGTCCGCGCTCGATGTACACATGGTCGCGCACACTATGGACCCCAAATTTGAGTGTAATATCTGTCAGAAGAAATTCCGCATGAAGCATCTTGTTTTAAAACATATGTAAGTTGCGTTTACTCATTATTTATTCTCTCATTCAAGATCCCTGTATACCTTATTTTTAACATAAGTCTAAaagacagataaagacaaacagttgtgtgcaatataatagcagtacactcTGCGAAGAGCGTCTtttagaaaagtttatttttttctggatgacttgggtttagatgtaaagctttgattgaaaataataggaaagaatctaaattacaattatagtacacaattgtatttttttcgtagggttttacgtttttataagaatttccgcaacttagtaaaaacagccgattttcatgatatttttttatacttccaatatcatttaagtaaaggttacaattaattttgaaacaatatcaagtaatgcagaatgattatataaaaagatacaatattattgatctaaagttatagttttcccttaatttacattttcttatgtactgctattatattgcacacaactgtacgATTCATAGTTAATTCAGGCCAGtgacgcgtttatgaataacgccataatcTCCTGCGTTAGATCATCTGTGAcatgattttatatttcataatcgacgacctgtctggcctagtgggtagtgaccctgcctatgaagccatggtcctgggttcaaatcctggtaagggcatttattcttgtgatgagcacggatatttgttcctgagtcatgggtgttttctatctatttaagtaaaatgatatttcatacataagttccgtaaAAATAATTGGTACAatccggggtttgaacccgcgacctccagattgcaagtcgcacgctcttgccggtgccaccagcgcttcgcattgatttattttattataattattatgtatgtattttcttaaatatttaactaattacttatttatgttgtttattttagaCGGAAGATCCATGAGAATGAAAAGAATTATCAATGTGATGTGTGTGCTAAGCCTTTTTTCGAAAAAGTATTACTTCAGAGACATGCAAAGTGAgcattataaatgtttttattacaaaaaaaaaattaaaaattatgaaccaatgctgaacacagatggcgctgtaatctttaaaaaaacatgatatataATATGCTAAATCCACAGACTGCATACTTTTAAGTTACCGACAATTGGAACCATTCTGTgggtttttaactttatttatttaattcaattgctgaaaaaaacttgtttatttttatcgcaTACCGTCTTGGACTTAATGGCCTGTTACTTAAGGTTCACTTTTGCTCACAGGACGCACTCGGAGAAGCGCCTGTACAACTGCAACGACTGTGGCCTAGCCCTCAAGACGAAGGATACACTGAGGAACCACCTCCTGCTCCATCGCAGTAACAAGGACTATCCGTGTGAACTGTGCAGCAAGAGCTTCCAAAAACTcgagtaaaataataatttaaataatgtctAATCATGAGGTCGGAACGGATGCCGACGAACGGATGCGGACCAATGCGGATTTGTAGGCCGCTCCGATatgtgagcgagacagcgctatgatATGTCCCGTTCTAGCATTCGCATCTACTGGGAAGCAGGAGTTATGATTAGAGATACCACACATTAGCGTCTTGAGTGTCGGCGTCTAgttcagtgttggccgaaacgttaatgcaattaaaaattattgaccattaaccattataaattgaaccgtaaactgtaaccgtccgttacggttacgGTTCAATTAATAATGGTTAATGCAATCaatgttcggccaacactggcgtCTAGTCACTCTAGTCGGCCCTACGAAAAATAGTGTAGTTGCGTCCAGCAGCGATATCTGGCggcttaccgcgaaaaacgaaattcgcaaattacgggaatcttcctcttttactctcaccaagacgtagagtgacagagaaaaatgcccgcaatggaCGAACTTAGATTTTTCTCGGTTATAGGCCTGATGGGTCGAATGATCATCCCTATGGCAGTTCCTCCATATTGGATAGgctcagttaaaaaaaaattgaagaaattggTTTTTACCGTAATTATATTActtgtttgttaaaaaaaaatactacaacggtggcaaacaagtcgcccgcctgatggtaagcagtctccgtagcctatgtacgtctgcaactccagtggagttacatgcgcgttgccgaccctaacactccgcaccctcgttgagctctggcaaccttactcaccggcaggaacacaacactatgagtagggtcactATGGGTAGGGTAAGGGTATTATAATATAGTTACTCCATCCATACAAAAATTAACTGTCATAAGTacataaagataagataaatatattttattatttaagtaggcgtattacaatgcgcttatgaacgtcaaataaagctacaccggctctaaccctacacctctgacccgagaagatttaaatcccccctcaattggaggagggtatcccaatatggaccggcaagaaactttgcaggacacattttttcaaagcattacatcttataattaacatgcattaattaagaaaaaaatacaatttagattactatagaaatcatgctcatcgatagggatcatcattcgacgcgcCAGGAATAACTATAGAGTTCGCTCGACGCCAACGCTTGGGACGCGCTAGCCTGGGTCCCTCAAAAGTATTTTGTACTGTTTCAGCTACTTGAGGGTCCACATGGTGACCCACACGAAGGAGAAGCGTTACGAGTGCCGCTACTGCAGCGCGCGCTTCGGCCGCGCGCACCACCGCAGCCGCCACGAGGCCACCGCGCACCAGAAACAGCTAAAAGACAAATAAACGATCATTTCAaacttttatatgtatttttttttcaaccctGAATCATTCGTTTCTCTATCTTCACGAAAAAGTAGATGTTAGGTATTATtaactaagggcctgtttcacattGTTTAAGCTAATGAACaagtaaattaactgccagataaaactaccttaagttgtaaaggttatctaccagttaagcttatttgaaggtcaaataagtggcaagtaccttattcaggactttgacattgtgaaacaggacCTACGTTGAAATTTCTTGCCTCTATATCGTTAGCATATTCTTTACCTGcctctatatattttatttatttatttaaactttattgcacacaaagaaaaatgtacaaatggcgaacttaatgccaaaaggcattctctagcaGTCAACCATTAGGTCAAACAGAGATATTTGGGTATGTTGGCGCAGAaaaattaataagaaaaaaattaaacgtgaagtcaaataatattaaaaatatataaatagttaaatactactacttatataagtaatgtataaaagatagactaatacatataatgtaaaggtcttagcacattgttacaactcaacagccactcgactcaaaattaaatattgaaattaaagcctaatcttgtatgtcctatagtacaatgtttaaatttaggtaactgtcgggtggtctacgcgtcgtccactcgtcgtccactaaggtgaaccaaaagtgagttgagttggtgtggaattggtatagtgtgcgaagaccttaattatgtacatatacatgatggtgaaccttatttaagttcttctgactgCTTGCGAAGTGggcgtttgaaaacgggtttgcttggggcttgtcgaataaagagagggagggaattccagagacggattgtgATTTTGAATTAAAGAGAATACTAGAGGAACGAAGAATGTGATTCTTCTGAAAATTGAGCTATGCTTTGCGCACGTATCCTTACCTATGTGTGCCAGTTACAAGCACCACGTGCTAGTACAATAATCAGTGCTGATCGATATTGTATTCATAGaaagttaaagattttttttggtGTACATACATAAATCAGGCCATTAATTATAGAATGTGATTTGCGATCAGCCCTAAATCTCATTTCATTAAAGTCTTgcacaaaaataatttgaaaaaaatattcattttattttatataggtactctGATGAAATACAAgtcgtaaaaataataatcactgatcgcaaatttattattaatctggcaaaaaaaaacacttacgcATATTGCTGTGCTCAATAAGGACTTGATAAGGACTTACTCGCATCGTGTAGAAGCTCCATAAATCCCACTAAACACATTTCAACATCAACGCATGTGTGCGAAACGAAAACGAAACGCAAGtgccaatatatatatattatatatgtatacattattgTGTGTTGTTCTTTACGGTGTATAAATATGTGATTTTCCAATTTTTTAGGTTTTTACTCAATTTCCAAGCGAAAAACACTGAACGATGAACACGTGCAGAACATGCCTCAAAACTCCAGCTGATAAGCGTATTTTGGAGCTGGAAAAGGTCATAAAAGATGGCAACAAGAACTCTTTCCAGGTTATGCTGTTTTGTTTAGATATAGAGGTAAATATTTGTGTAaggctttgtttttttttcccatGGACGAATTTATGCTCAACTTGATATATTTCGCTTCAATTACAGGTCATCGAAACCTCTAAAGTAACAACAAATTTATGTAACAATTGCTATAGAAAAATCATATCGTATTACAAGTTCAAGACTCTATCTCTGAAAAATGATGCATATTTAAAATCTTTAGTGCCACCTGTGCAGTTGGAAGACCAGACATTGTCTGTGTATGTGGATGAACTTGGAATTAAACACGAGAATTTCTTAGACTCTGATGATTTTGGTCCCAGTCTTGTAGAAGACAATCcagaatttaaaatagaagaGGAGGTTAAGGAAGAAGTAGAAATGAATGTTAAGAATGAAGACACATGTCAACATCCAGAGTTAGATGAAGAGCCATTGAGTGTGGTACAGAAggttaaatatgaaaatgttaaaaatgaTTATAAAGAAAATGGTATAAATTACATTACCATTTAGATTTGTAGTTGTTATGTACCTAGTGTTATTGCACCAATTTAAGTCACTTCAAACTCAGATACATCCAACTGTCAGTTTTTGAAATTTTGGTATAAAGAAAAGGTAAGGGTAGATATTTCCTAAGAGGGTCTAATGGATTTatccgagtttgaagttaagcaaGAAACAAGTTAATCTCAACTGTTCTAGGGAAGCATAGTCACTAAAAATGTGCTGCACTTGTAAATTTTCATGTGCATACATGTGCtcaatttttaaaacaaaactccCTAAAACGAAACTAAACGGAAGACTGAAAGTAAACACTAAAAActgtatataatataaggtTTACTTTCTTGAAAGTTTTACAGATTACATACCTGAATTTCTAAGCACAACAATGTTACCGTATGCTTAACATGATATCTATCTACACTCTTGTCGTGACTAACTgctaattgtatttgtattcttACTTTTTCACTTTTCTAGCACCAGTGTACAAAAAACGTGGGCGTTCCAATATTGTAAACCTACCAAAAAAAGGAAAGGTGAAAGAAGAGCGTCAAGTGTGTGAGGAGTGCGGCAAGTCCGTCCGTAACCTCAAGGGTCATTCCCTTCTTCACCAGCAAAAGGGTGAGAGGCAAATGATTCAGTGTAAACTCTGCCCGAAACTCTTTAATACTGACTCAGGTCGCAACAAACATTACCGTAACATCCACTTAGGCTTATCTAATGTTAGCAAGTCTATATGTGATATTTGTAACAAAGAGGTTAAACATCTGAAGGGACACATAAAAATGATGCATAATAGAGAAAGTTTACCATACGGCTGTGGGTCGTGCGAGCGCAGGTTCTTGTGCCGTTCGGCACTTAAGAAACACATGGCCAAACATGTTGGCGTGCCAGAAATACCATATGAGTGTGATATATGCAAAAGAAGGTTCCACACTAAGACTCTTGTCTCAAAACATATGTGAGTTGAAGataccaaaataaaatagatatatCTTCTATTCTAATGTAACATATTATCTTTGAAATGGTTTGTTTGATTATTAGTTTAAGTAATTATGATATTTGTTTCAGACGGCAATTCCATTTAAATGTAAAGAATTATCTATGTGAAATCTGTTCTAAGACTTTTTTTGATAAACATCCATTTATTATTCATATGGAGTAAGTATCAtagtcttctttttcttttcatcctgttaccccctgctggggtgtagggctcgaaccattttcttccactgactcggtcctgggcagcttgggtaacctcctcccaccccatccccaatacacccaactcttgctccacggaaaggcgccaagtagatttagggcgaccatgtttccgttttccgtaTCATAGTGAGCTATATGAATAGCTCGCTCGCTACTCTGACAAAAGATGGACACTAAAAGCGACAACTTGGAAAGGTCCAGTAGGCAAAAGAAAACAAGGAAGGCCAAAAGAATGGTGCGCAGATGAGATATCTCACGTAGCTGGTACAAACTGGACAGAGATAGCCAAAGACCGAAGTGTCTGGAAAAATTTGGAGGAGACCTTTACCCGAACGGGACCTTAAATAACACATCAAATATTCATATACATACTCTTCGTAGTttaaactatttaataaaaaaaaaaatgtttttaatatttaatattgtatactttaaggaataaaaaggtttattattattattattaagtatcatagtagtctaatgtaagtacataatatacaCAGTGAAATTTAATCGGTGATCAGGAACCAATTTTTCCAAATCAGTAATCGATGGCAATCACATTTATGGTGCACTAGCACACCTAAGTAATTTTTTCCTACCTAATATTTAaggtgaaaataaattttaattgaaatttattgTCTAAAGAGTAAAACCTCTTTCCACTGAAGTGTTATTGACCAATAAGCTGTCGatttgtcatttttagggttccgtagtcaactaggaacccttatagtttcgccatgtccgtctgtctgtctgtccgaggctttgctccgtggtcgttagtgctagaaagctgaaatttggcatgcatatataaatcaataaagccgacaaagtcgtacaataaattctaaaaatgtaatttttaaattgttaaatttcCCACCTAAGCGATGACACATGATGTACACCTACTTCCCTCCAATAAAAGTAAGGgttcataataattatttgattttaggTTTTATCACATACATCCTCCCACAAGTTCAAAATATTAATGTGATCTGTGTGAAAGTCAACACCGACATTGGTGAAttcaccctgtgcaaattggcagggaATAAAAGCCAGAATATACAAAGTAAAATAGGGTGTTCatgtatctattaattataaagtgatcggttttttggattcgacatggggtgaacgacctcaatcattatgttagtatggatatggcccgggaatccgggctttatgttgttagaaaaggcaaaaaaatacaatgtgtttattttattacactttaaaacatCTAAGTAGCTGATAGACGAGTACTTACTCACCGTTCTTTTGTCTAAATCGAACAAATGAGCACAAGTGTTTACACTGGCAGCTCATTTGCTGCCTCCAAAGCAGCACATTTTGTACCGTTTGGATAAAAGTTCGGCGAGTAAGTACGCGTGTCTATCAGCTAATATATGGTTACTACGGgttaattgtttgaataaatgaattcgttatcaaaaagtgaattacacttctttcaactgagaggtagtttgagaaaaacaatgtccacaatgtcaaatggttttattgctcaccaaaaataattagaactgaaatccagagaaaataatgaaatgtcaatgtcaagattttgaagtattttttccatcatgacagatatataagctaatactttgtggaggttttaatatattttgctttaaataaaatgttgagattaggaaaagaatagaagtttttgtcacaactggttgccatgtaatagtaaaaaattccttagagataatttaaattgttttatttttgtacggtttgttcggtatcgcgggaaactgtcgtatctatattaacttttctacttgatATCCCGCGAGGGAGAATCCGAATAACCGATCACTGTTATAACGATATCATTAGCTGTAATTAACTAAATAGATGGTGAAGTAAATTGCATGAGATCTCGCGTATTCAATTCTATTTAggttggtaaatatttttaaacaactgATTAAATTTCACcatgtatattatatgtatatatatatattctgtaaaaaaaagtCTAACACTgctgtatattatgtattttgttaatgATTGCAGCTGGTGTGCTgcaattgttaaaaaaaaatcattagatTAAATGTGCCAATTTCCAAAAACATAAACTAAATGACTACAGGGTCTTTTTGGGTTCCTGATAGATGGAACCATACTGATTAAAATGTCAATTTAATGTGTGGTGCTGGTGCAGACACAAAAAGGACATTTGCTTTTTTACTAACCCGGCTATAAAATGTTGTATGTGTCAACGGTAATAGATCAAATTGACGCCAATTTAATTTTTGGCCAAATTGGCAATTTCATTTGCCCGTCTAAATTGCCTTTAAGaacccaataaataaataaataataataataaatattataggacattattacacaaattgactaagtcccacagtaagctcaatttgtgttgagggtacttagacaacgatatatataatatataaatatttaaatacacccatgacccaggaacaaatatccatactcatcacacgaataaatgcccttaccaggatttgaacccgggaccatcggcttcataggcagggtcactacccacgaggccagaccggtcgtcaaacgacAGCATAGGTTTTCTCTGCACTATGTCTAGTTTTGTTATATATGGGATCTGGCTTAAAGGAcctctaaatctaaaaatttaaatctaaattCCAAAAAGCAACAATTTGCCACTAATAGCAGGATCGACATGGAAACCTATAATTGCGCCATGTGTAATAAGCTTGccataaaacatatttgttgttatcacataCTGACTTGGCTTGCAGGTCGCACTCCAAGGAGCGGCTATACAAATGCAAGGACTGCGGCCTACCCCTCAAGACAAAGGAAACGCTGAGGAATCACCGCTTGCTCCATCGTAACGACAAGGAGTTCCCGTGTGAACTATGCAGCAAGAAATTCCAAAAACTCGCGTAAATTTTACCGACAATTTGAACTTTTTAGTTATATCACGTTGTGTCCTCGTAAAATTTTCCTGTTTTTAATTGGAACCTTGTTGccttaataacttaaaaaaaccggacaagtgccaGTCGGACACGCTCACCGAGggtccgtactttttagtatttgttgttatagtggtaACAGAATATCACGgatcatgagatacagcctggtgacagatggacagacgaaCGGATGGACATtggagttttagtaatagggtctcgtaCAACATATCTTTAAAAATGTCAAATCCATAGGCTATCGGCTACAGGATATGGATCCTAACTGGCAAGGTTGTGATACTTATCTAATAATACGTTCTCATGGTCAGGGCtataaacgcgaaaatcgaaatttgcaATTTgcaggcatctttctctgtgATTCTAATTACGCCGTCGCCGACGCCGAgctcattggagtaaaagagataaatccccgcaatttgcgaatttcggttttcgcggtaggccttcagttCCAGGTGTAATCTTTTTACCGATTCGCTAGCAGCATATAGCATTAGacaacagtgttggccgaacgttaattagaattgaaaatactGAAAATTACACATTAAAAATTGAACCGTACTGTAACCGTCAGTTACGGTTAACGGTTCAATATGTAATGGttagtttttgatattttcaaaTCTAATTAACAGTCGGCCAACACTGttaacagagggcctaccgcgaaccacgttcgacatgttgcctctctgtcgcactcgtaaattcgtacgtaagtgtgacaggaaggcaacacgtcgaacgtggttcgcggaaGCCCCtctgatctttttttttttttttttaatactacgtcggtggcaaacaagcatacggcccgcctgatggtaagcagcctccgtagcctatgtacgcctgcaactccagaggagttacatgcgcgttgccgaccctaaacccgccccccctcattgagctcatTCAAAATCGGCATTTTAAGGCCCAAATAATGTCCAAACATGAGTTGGGAATTTTGTTAACCTTGACTTAACTGCATTTTCCAACTCTGTTATCACACTCATGCGGATCCGCAAGCCACTCCGATATGGAAGCGATACAGCGCTATGTatatatagttggtcaaaccaatttgtcagttaataagaacaaaaaaacctATACTCGTCCTtttttttgggtgctagtactagtgtaaaacaaagatagtatgattctctctgtctatgttgaCATGAGATCgtcctttgacaaactatatatACTATATCTCCCTCACCCAAGCGGTGTCTAGATCCGCATTTAATATGAATCCGGTTAAACAATAATATCCGGTTCCCAGGACCAACGTGCGGGTTGCGGGGGAAGGCGGTGATTTTAAACTTCCGGAGAGTAGTAGCAAGAAATGTTCAATGATTTACAATgttaagttataaaaaaattatgttaaatggatagttttatgttataaaaaaaaatgttaaacccGGCCTCGAGGGTCCCGAAAAGAACACTGAAAGTAAATTCGCTCTAATTGATGGAGG harbors:
- the LOC133522417 gene encoding zinc finger protein 700-like isoform X1 encodes the protein MMNMCRTCLGTPANKLISDLGKGLKWSNKNCFEIIAFCLDVEVTKDSKITTNLCSKCYRKIITLYKFKALSLKNDSYLKSLYPVVQLNGQKLSVYVDENGIKHENFLEPDEFGPSLVEDCNEELKIEIDVKTADSQENLEVDVKNEDTLEAIEPDESNDEPLHVVQKDKYDNIKNTKGKVKKKRSRPGRVKSQKKHNSNHELQVCEECGKSVRNLKDHTLQHLPRDQRPRVQCKACPKTFATLSGRYNHYKYAHLGLKPKCDICNKEVRCLNVHKMQVHNPNALPYSCVSCERRFVTQSALDVHMVAHTMDPKFECNICQKKFRMKHLVLKHIRKIHENEKNYQCDVCAKPFFEKVLLQRHAKTHSEKRLYNCNDCGLALKTKDTLRNHLLLHRSNKDYPCELCSKSFQKLDYLRVHMVTHTKEKRYECRYCSARFGRAHHRSRHEATAHQKQLKDK
- the LOC133522420 gene encoding zinc finger protein 470-like, producing the protein MNTCRTCLKTPADKRILELEKVIKDGNKNSFQVMLFCLDIEVIETSKVTTNLCNNCYRKIISYYKFKTLSLKNDAYLKSLVPPVQLEDQTLSVYVDELGIKHENFLDSDDFGPSLVEDNPEFKIEEEVKEEVEMNVKNEDTCQHPELDEEPLSVVQKVKYENVKNDYKENAPVYKKRGRSNIVNLPKKGKVKEERQVCEECGKSVRNLKGHSLLHQQKGERQMIQCKLCPKLFNTDSGRNKHYRNIHLGLSNVSKSICDICNKEVKHLKGHIKMMHNRESLPYGCGSCERRFLCRSALKKHMAKHVGVPEIPYECDICKRRFHTKTLVSKHIRQFHLNVKNYLCEICSKTFFDKHPFIIHMESHSKERLYKCKDCGLPLKTKETLRNHRLLHRNDKEFPCELCSKKFQKLAYLRVHMVTHTKEKRYECRYCGVRFGRSHHRSRHESTAHQKQLKDE
- the LOC133522417 gene encoding zinc finger protein 595-like isoform X2, whose protein sequence is MMNMCRTCLGTPANKLISDLGKGLKWSNKNCFEIIAFCLDVEVTKDSKITTNLCSKCYRKIITLYKFKALSLKNDSYLKSLYPVVQLNGQKLSVYVDENGIKHENFLEPDEFGPSLVEDCNEELKIEIDVKTADSQENLEVDVKNEDTLEAIEPDESNDEPLHVVQKDKYDNIKNTKGKVKKKRSRPGRVKSQKKHNSNHELQVCEECGKSVRNLKDHTLQHLPRDQRPRVQCKACPKTFATLSGRYNHYKYAHLGLKPKCDICNKEVRCLNVHKMQVHNPNALPYSCVSCERRFVTQSALDVHMVAHTMDPKFECNICQKKFRMKHLVLKHMTHSEKRLYNCNDCGLALKTKDTLRNHLLLHRSNKDYPCELCSKSFQKLDYLRVHMVTHTKEKRYECRYCSARFGRAHHRSRHEATAHQKQLKDK